In Nitrospirae bacterium CG2_30_53_67, a genomic segment contains:
- a CDS encoding histidine--tRNA ligase has protein sequence MKIRAVTGVKDILPEEIWKWQFIEEVSRETLEEYSFSEIRVPLLEYTELFSRSIGQTSDIVEKEMYTFEDSKGVNISLRPEGTAGVVRACIEHHLLSPSSMGKFYYMGAMFRHERPQKGRYRQFFQIGAEALGSGEPELDAEILSMLHLLMHRLGIKDTVLEINSLGCRACRPEYRKALRDFLKTKLDLLCSDCRRRFDANPLRALDCKNPACKDATVNAPQGMTHLCPSCMDHFESVKALLTELGIPFEINGRLVRGLDYYTRTTFEMTTDKLGTQNAVAAGGRYDGLVEELGGPSLPGIGFALGMERMAALLPENMERPAKIDILIAPLGAEARRQALLLLYNLRDRGIRAETEFREKSLKSQMRQADKIGVDFVGILGENELTRGVLLLRDMRSKEQTEVPLNKAVEELCQRISLKEKGESFPGHVKKPER, from the coding sequence TTGAAAATCAGGGCCGTGACGGGAGTGAAGGATATCCTCCCTGAAGAGATATGGAAATGGCAATTCATTGAAGAGGTTTCTCGGGAAACCCTTGAGGAATATAGTTTTTCAGAGATAAGGGTCCCTCTTTTGGAATATACCGAACTTTTTTCGCGGAGCATCGGCCAGACATCGGATATCGTTGAAAAAGAGATGTACACCTTCGAAGACAGCAAGGGTGTAAATATTTCGCTTCGACCGGAAGGGACGGCCGGTGTGGTCCGGGCCTGCATCGAGCACCATCTCCTCTCCCCCTCGTCCATGGGGAAGTTCTACTATATGGGGGCCATGTTCAGGCACGAACGTCCTCAAAAGGGAAGATACCGGCAATTCTTCCAGATCGGGGCCGAGGCGTTGGGTTCAGGAGAGCCTGAGCTCGATGCGGAGATTCTCTCCATGCTCCACCTCCTGATGCACCGGCTCGGCATCAAGGACACGGTCCTTGAGATCAATTCCCTGGGTTGCAGGGCATGCAGACCGGAATACCGAAAAGCGCTCAGGGATTTTCTCAAAACGAAACTGGACCTCTTATGCAGCGACTGCCGCAGACGGTTTGATGCAAACCCGCTTCGAGCGCTCGACTGCAAAAACCCTGCATGCAAGGACGCTACCGTGAACGCACCGCAAGGGATGACCCATCTCTGCCCGTCGTGCATGGATCACTTTGAATCCGTCAAAGCGCTTCTCACGGAACTGGGGATCCCCTTTGAGATCAACGGCCGCCTGGTCCGCGGGCTTGATTACTATACCCGGACCACGTTTGAGATGACAACGGACAAGCTGGGCACACAGAATGCGGTGGCGGCCGGAGGCCGGTACGACGGCCTTGTGGAAGAACTCGGCGGCCCGTCCCTGCCCGGGATCGGGTTTGCCCTGGGCATGGAACGGATGGCGGCTCTGCTGCCCGAAAATATGGAGCGGCCTGCCAAGATCGACATTTTAATCGCCCCGCTCGGGGCTGAAGCAAGGCGACAGGCCCTGTTGCTGCTGTACAATCTGAGGGACCGCGGAATCCGAGCGGAAACCGAATTCCGAGAAAAAAGCCTCAAAAGCCAGATGCGCCAGGCGGACAAAATCGGAGTGGATTTTGTGGGAATCCTCGGAGAGAATGAGTTGACCCGAGGCGTGCTTCTCCTGCGGGATATGCGGAGCAAGGAGCAGACGGAAGTCCCGCTGAACAAAGCGGTAGAGGAACTGTGTCAACGAATTTCTCTGAAGGAGAAGGGAGAATCCTTTCCCGGCCACGTTAAAAAACCTGAGAGATAG